A genome region from Alteripontixanthobacter maritimus includes the following:
- a CDS encoding cytochrome c oxidase subunit 3 — MAGAVNHEYHILPPDIWPLLGSISALTFTTGMVMFMHSDFFGGAWYAVLGLGIAGLIATFYSWFANIVNEAESGYHTPVVQLHMRYGMILFIASEVMFFVGWFWSWFDFSLFPSELTEVIGGQWPPKAIEAVMDPFDLPLLNTLILLCSGTTVTWAHHSLIHGDREGLKKGLWLTVILGAVFTAVQIYEYGHAPFDFGGNTYSSAFYMATGFHGFHVLVGTIFLIVCLARTYKGHFTPRQHFGFEAAAWYWHFVDVVWLFLFIVVYVWGGWGAEIH; from the coding sequence ATGGCCGGTGCCGTAAATCACGAATATCACATTCTTCCGCCTGATATCTGGCCGTTGCTCGGCTCGATTTCGGCGCTGACTTTTACCACCGGCATGGTGATGTTCATGCATTCCGATTTCTTCGGCGGTGCATGGTATGCCGTGCTCGGCCTCGGTATCGCGGGACTTATCGCCACCTTCTACAGTTGGTTTGCCAACATCGTGAACGAAGCGGAAAGCGGCTATCACACTCCCGTGGTGCAGCTACACATGCGCTATGGCATGATCCTGTTTATCGCTTCCGAAGTGATGTTCTTCGTCGGCTGGTTCTGGAGCTGGTTCGATTTCTCGCTGTTCCCGTCCGAACTGACCGAGGTCATCGGTGGTCAGTGGCCGCCCAAGGCGATCGAAGCCGTGATGGATCCATTCGACCTGCCACTGCTGAATACGCTGATCCTGCTGTGTTCGGGTACCACCGTAACATGGGCGCATCACAGCCTAATCCATGGCGACCGGGAAGGCCTGAAGAAGGGCCTGTGGCTGACGGTCATCCTGGGCGCGGTTTTCACGGCAGTGCAGATTTACGAGTATGGTCATGCGCCGTTCGACTTCGGCGGTAACACCTATTCCAGCGCATTCTACATGGCGACCGGATTTCATGGGTTCCACGTGCTGGTTGGCACGATCTTCCTGATCGTCTGCCTCGCGCGCACCTACAAGGGGCACTTTACCCCGCGCCAGCATTTCGGTTTCGAGGCGGCTGCCTGGTATTGGCATTTCGTCGATGTAGTATGGCTGTTCCTCTTTATCGTCGTCTATGTCTGGGGCGGATGGGGTGCTGAAATCCACTGA
- a CDS encoding DUF983 domain-containing protein yields the protein MNPDTTELSEGQPGTTVSLGRAALSGSCPRCGARTMFDGIVQFADKCRACGLDYTRFNVGDGPAAFLTLIIGAVLVGLALWLEVAMAPPFWVHMLLWIPLTVLAVLAGLRIAKAALLIAEYRNKAGEAGTVPAAPDEAP from the coding sequence ATGAATCCTGACACGACTGAGCTTTCAGAAGGGCAGCCGGGCACGACAGTTTCGTTGGGCCGGGCTGCCCTTTCCGGTTCGTGCCCTCGATGCGGCGCGCGAACGATGTTCGATGGCATCGTGCAATTCGCGGATAAGTGCCGTGCCTGCGGGTTGGACTACACCCGCTTCAACGTAGGCGACGGACCGGCGGCGTTCCTCACGCTGATCATCGGGGCGGTTCTGGTTGGCCTGGCGTTGTGGCTGGAAGTTGCCATGGCCCCGCCGTTCTGGGTGCACATGTTGCTTTGGATTCCGCTCACTGTGCTCGCGGTGCTGGCCGGATTGCGGATTGCGAAAGCCGCGCTGCTGATCGCGGAATATCGCAACAAGGCGGGCGAGGCTGGGACTGTGCCGGCCGCGCCGGACGAAGCACCATGA
- a CDS encoding cytochrome c oxidase assembly protein, translating into MASAPTNTARNTGAPLDRRNLRTGALALLGALTMLGLGYAAVPLYDLFCRVTGFGGTTQRASETEASAAERIAQSAGGKTMSIRFDASTARDVPWRFTADQPTDTVQIGVRDMAFYTARNNSSIPITGTATFNVEPERAGKYFNKIQCFCFTEQTLQPGQEMRMPVLYYVDPAALDDEAMADVEQITLSYTFHRAKSDGAQVKEDS; encoded by the coding sequence GTGGCAAGCGCACCGACTAACACAGCCCGTAATACTGGCGCGCCGCTCGACCGGCGTAACCTGCGCACCGGCGCTCTCGCGCTGTTGGGTGCGCTGACGATGCTCGGTCTGGGCTATGCCGCCGTGCCACTTTACGACCTGTTCTGCCGTGTCACTGGCTTCGGCGGCACTACCCAGCGGGCGAGCGAAACCGAAGCCAGTGCGGCGGAACGCATTGCGCAAAGCGCGGGCGGTAAGACGATGTCGATCCGGTTCGATGCGAGTACGGCGCGCGACGTGCCGTGGCGCTTCACGGCGGATCAGCCGACCGACACCGTCCAGATCGGCGTGCGCGACATGGCATTCTACACCGCCCGCAACAATAGCAGCATTCCCATCACCGGCACCGCGACCTTCAATGTCGAGCCGGAGCGGGCGGGCAAGTATTTCAACAAGATCCAGTGTTTCTGCTTTACGGAACAGACGCTCCAGCCGGGTCAGGAAATGCGGATGCCGGTCTTGTACTACGTCGATCCCGCCGCACTCGATGACGAGGCCATGGCGGATGTCGAACAGATTACACTCAGCTATACCTTCCACCGAGCCAAATCAGACGGCGCGCAGGTGAAAGAGGACAGCTGA